The Sphingobium sp. JS3065 genome includes a region encoding these proteins:
- the pheS gene encoding phenylalanine--tRNA ligase subunit alpha produces MTEISALKAGLIADIEAADTLEALEALRVGAMGKNGVVTGLLKTLGSMSPEERLEKGPPIQDLRESVTAALADRKAALEQVALDAKLAAEKIDMTLPADMGAQGSVHPVSQVMDELAEIFADLGFSVATGPEIEDDWHNFTALNIPETHPARAMHDTFYFPDAEDGKKMLLRTHTSPVQIRTMMNGEPPIRIIAPGRVYRSDSDATHTPMFHQIEGLVIDKGITLGHLKWTLETFLKAFFERDDIVLRLRPSYFPFTEPSVEVDVGYTLTNGQRVIGGDGDAPGGGWLEVLGSGMVNRRVIEACGLDPDEWQGFAFGTGVDRLAMLKYGMNDLRAFFDGDLRWLKHYGFSALDVPTLSGGVGA; encoded by the coding sequence ATGACTGAGATTAGCGCACTGAAAGCCGGTCTGATCGCCGACATCGAGGCCGCCGACACGCTGGAGGCGCTGGAAGCGCTGCGCGTGGGCGCCATGGGCAAGAACGGCGTGGTGACGGGCCTGCTCAAGACTCTGGGTTCCATGAGCCCGGAGGAGCGGCTGGAGAAAGGCCCGCCGATCCAGGACTTGCGCGAAAGCGTGACCGCGGCGCTGGCCGACAGGAAGGCGGCGCTGGAGCAGGTCGCGTTGGATGCGAAGCTGGCGGCTGAAAAGATCGACATGACCCTGCCCGCCGACATGGGCGCGCAAGGCTCCGTGCATCCGGTGTCGCAGGTCATGGACGAACTGGCGGAGATTTTCGCGGACCTCGGCTTTTCCGTCGCGACGGGACCGGAGATCGAGGACGACTGGCATAATTTCACCGCGCTCAACATTCCGGAAACCCATCCGGCGCGGGCGATGCACGACACTTTCTATTTCCCCGACGCCGAAGACGGCAAGAAGATGCTGCTGCGCACCCATACGTCGCCGGTGCAGATCCGGACGATGATGAATGGCGAGCCGCCGATCCGCATCATCGCGCCGGGGCGGGTCTATCGCTCCGATTCCGACGCGACCCACACGCCGATGTTCCATCAGATCGAGGGGCTGGTGATCGACAAGGGCATCACCCTTGGGCATCTCAAATGGACGCTGGAGACCTTCCTCAAGGCCTTCTTCGAGCGGGACGACATCGTGCTGCGCCTGCGGCCAAGCTATTTCCCCTTCACCGAACCTTCGGTCGAGGTCGATGTGGGCTATACCCTGACCAACGGCCAGCGGGTGATCGGCGGCGACGGCGATGCGCCCGGCGGCGGCTGGTTGGAAGTGCTGGGCAGCGGCATGGTCAATCGCCGGGTGATCGAGGCTTGCGGGCTGGACCCGGATGAGTGGCAGGGCTTTGCCTTCGGCACCGGCGTCGACCGGCTCGCCATGCTGAAATATGGGATGAACGACTTGCGCGCTTTCTTCGACGGCGATCTGCGCTGGCTGAAACATTATGGCTTCTCGGCGCTGGATGTTCCCACGCTGAGCGGGGGAGTGGGCGCATGA
- the hisN gene encoding histidinol-phosphatase produces MTTRDDLALANRLADAAGAAIRPFFRARYDMEFKSDQSPVTEADKAAEAAIRAILEKERPQDGIIGEEYGATREDAERVWILDPIDGTRSFIAGRPIFGTLVALTQAGWPTIGIIDQPIAGERWAGMMGQPTTFNGKPVRARACRDLDQAILASTAPQLFPGCTGEHFARLAAQCRDTVWGGDCYNYGLAASGHVDIVVEAGLKLHDLAALVPVVEGAGGRMCDWSGDPLTHDSDGRVIALGDPARLDDVLEALAEGHEGH; encoded by the coding sequence ATGACGACCCGCGATGACCTGGCCCTTGCCAACCGCCTTGCCGACGCTGCTGGAGCGGCGATCCGACCCTTTTTCCGTGCGCGCTACGACATGGAGTTCAAATCCGACCAGTCGCCCGTGACCGAAGCCGACAAGGCGGCGGAAGCGGCGATCCGGGCGATATTGGAGAAGGAGCGGCCCCAGGACGGCATCATCGGCGAGGAATATGGCGCGACGCGGGAGGATGCGGAGCGGGTGTGGATATTGGACCCCATCGACGGGACGCGCAGCTTCATCGCCGGGCGGCCGATTTTCGGGACTCTGGTCGCGCTGACGCAGGCGGGCTGGCCGACCATCGGCATTATCGACCAGCCGATCGCGGGGGAGCGCTGGGCCGGGATGATGGGGCAGCCGACCACTTTCAACGGCAAGCCGGTGAGGGCGCGGGCCTGCCGCGATCTGGATCAGGCGATATTGGCCTCCACCGCGCCGCAGCTTTTTCCCGGCTGCACGGGGGAGCATTTTGCGCGCCTGGCGGCGCAGTGCCGGGATACGGTCTGGGGCGGCGACTGCTATAATTATGGGCTGGCCGCGTCGGGCCATGTCGACATCGTGGTCGAGGCGGGGTTGAAGCTGCACGATCTGGCGGCGCTGGTGCCGGTGGTGGAGGGCGCGGGCGGGCGCATGTGCGACTGGTCGGGCGACCCGTTGACCCACGACAGCGACGGTCGGGTGATCGCCCTGGGCGATCCGGCCCGGCTGGACGACGTGCTGGAGGCGCTGGCCGAGGGACATGAGGGGCATTAG
- a CDS encoding ribose-phosphate pyrophosphokinase, which yields MKLMTGNSNKPLAAAIADYIEIPLTDASVRRFADEEVFVEIHENVRGEDVFVLQSTSYPTNDNLMELLIMIDALKRASAKRITAVVPYFGYARQDRKPGPRTPISAKLVANLITTAGANRVLSVDLHAGQIQGFFDIPTDNLFGAPVMSADIQARFGDKNIMVVSPDVGGVVRARALAKRLDNAPLAIVDKRRERAGESEVMNIIGDVKGRFCVLIDDIVDSAGTLCNAAAALKAAGAEDVVAYVSHGVLSGGAVARVEASELKELVITDSIQGTDAVNNAKSVRHLPIAPLLGEAIKRIADESSVSSLFD from the coding sequence ATGAAGCTCATGACCGGCAATTCCAATAAGCCGCTCGCGGCCGCCATAGCCGACTATATCGAAATCCCCCTGACCGACGCGAGCGTCCGCCGCTTCGCCGACGAAGAGGTTTTCGTGGAAATTCATGAGAATGTCCGCGGCGAAGACGTGTTCGTGCTGCAATCCACCAGCTATCCCACCAACGACAATCTGATGGAATTGCTGATCATGATCGACGCGCTGAAACGCGCCTCGGCCAAGCGAATCACGGCGGTCGTCCCCTATTTCGGCTATGCCCGGCAGGACCGGAAGCCCGGCCCGCGCACGCCGATCTCGGCCAAGCTGGTCGCCAACCTCATCACCACGGCGGGCGCCAACCGCGTGCTGTCGGTCGATCTGCATGCGGGTCAGATCCAGGGCTTCTTCGATATTCCCACCGACAATCTGTTCGGTGCGCCGGTCATGTCGGCGGACATCCAGGCACGCTTCGGCGACAAGAATATCATGGTCGTGTCCCCCGACGTCGGCGGCGTGGTGCGCGCGCGGGCGCTGGCCAAGCGGCTGGACAACGCCCCGCTGGCCATCGTCGACAAGCGGCGGGAGCGCGCCGGCGAATCGGAAGTCATGAACATCATCGGCGACGTGAAGGGTCGTTTCTGCGTGCTGATCGACGATATCGTCGATTCGGCGGGCACGCTCTGCAACGCCGCCGCCGCGCTGAAGGCGGCGGGCGCCGAGGATGTGGTCGCCTATGTCAGCCATGGCGTGCTGTCGGGCGGAGCGGTGGCCCGCGTCGAGGCGTCGGAACTCAAGGAACTGGTCATCACCGACTCGATCCAGGGCACCGATGCGGTGAACAATGCGAAGAGCGTCCGCCATCTGCCGATCGCGCCGCTGCTGGGCGAGGCGATCAAGCGCATCGCGGACGAAAGCTCGGTTTCCAGCCTGTTCGATTGA
- a CDS encoding VOC family protein, translated as MPGSPVIPGLRYADAPAAIQFLCRAFGFEVRASYEDEGDPHIVHHAELVLGDGMVMLGSARDGEAESLYNWTTAREVGGVTTCIYVVVPDVDAHCLHARNEGAIVVHEPHDNIGYPGRGYEALDPEGNVWSFGSYDPWKV; from the coding sequence ATGCCCGGTTCACCCGTCATCCCTGGCCTGCGCTATGCCGACGCGCCCGCCGCGATACAGTTCCTATGCCGCGCCTTCGGTTTCGAAGTGCGCGCCAGTTATGAGGATGAGGGCGATCCCCACATCGTCCACCATGCCGAACTGGTGCTGGGGGACGGCATGGTGATGCTGGGCAGCGCCCGCGACGGAGAGGCCGAATCGCTCTACAACTGGACCACGGCCAGGGAAGTGGGCGGCGTCACCACCTGCATCTATGTCGTCGTGCCCGATGTGGACGCCCACTGCCTCCACGCCCGGAACGAAGGGGCGATCGTCGTCCACGAACCGCATGACAATATCGGCTATCCGGGTCGCGGCTATGAAGCGCTCGATCCCGAAGGCAATGTCTGGAGCTTTGGAAGCTACGACCCCTGGAAGGTTTAA
- the rplT gene encoding 50S ribosomal protein L20 — MARVKRGTTTKAKHKRILEQAKGYYGRRKNTIRIARQAVEKAGQYAYRDRKVKKRTFRGLWIQRINAGVRAEGLTYSQFMHGLKLAGVELDRKVLADIAMHEGEAFSAIIAQAKAALPAA; from the coding sequence ATGGCACGCGTAAAACGTGGTACGACCACCAAGGCGAAGCATAAGAGGATTTTGGAACAGGCGAAGGGCTATTATGGCCGTCGCAAGAACACGATCCGCATCGCCCGCCAGGCCGTCGAAAAGGCCGGCCAGTACGCTTATCGTGACCGCAAGGTCAAGAAGCGGACCTTCCGTGGCCTGTGGATTCAGCGCATCAACGCCGGCGTCCGCGCCGAAGGCCTGACCTATTCGCAGTTCATGCACGGCCTGAAGCTGGCCGGCGTGGAGCTGGACCGGAAGGTTCTGGCCGACATCGCGATGCACGAGGGCGAGGCGTTCAGCGCCATCATCGCCCAGGCGAAGGCTGCGCTGCCCGCGGCCTGA
- a CDS encoding LysE family translocator, which produces MSLHVWWLYVTAVFLISATPGPNMLHVMTQSIHHGPRRAIATMAGLMSAILLCLLASALGLGALLKASPRLFDGLRYAGVAYLIWLGIKAWRAPVGDAGEVGATRTRSLRALYGTGLLTGLSNPKLIIFAAALFPQFIDTGRPFAMQLAILVVSFVAIEFGWQCVYALGGMKLACWLAPANRQRLFNRGTGLMFLGFGGALLGTRA; this is translated from the coding sequence ATGTCGCTGCATGTCTGGTGGTTGTATGTCACGGCGGTTTTCCTGATCTCGGCCACGCCGGGACCCAATATGCTGCATGTGATGACGCAGAGCATTCATCATGGACCGCGACGGGCCATCGCCACCATGGCGGGGCTGATGAGCGCGATTCTGCTGTGCCTGCTCGCCTCCGCTCTAGGCTTGGGGGCGTTGCTGAAGGCTTCGCCGCGCCTGTTCGACGGGTTGCGCTATGCGGGGGTCGCCTATTTGATCTGGCTGGGCATCAAGGCGTGGCGCGCACCGGTCGGCGACGCGGGGGAAGTCGGCGCGACGCGGACGCGGTCTTTGCGTGCGCTCTATGGCACTGGCCTGCTGACGGGTCTGTCCAACCCCAAGCTCATCATCTTTGCCGCCGCGTTGTTTCCGCAGTTTATCGACACCGGCCGCCCTTTCGCCATGCAGTTGGCGATATTGGTGGTCAGCTTCGTGGCGATCGAGTTCGGCTGGCAGTGCGTCTATGCGCTGGGCGGGATGAAACTCGCCTGCTGGCTTGCGCCCGCGAACCGGCAGAGGCTGTTCAACCGGGGAACGGGGCTGATGTTCTTGGGTTTTGGTGGCGCGCTGCTCGGCACGCGGGCCTGA
- the rpmI gene encoding 50S ribosomal protein L35 yields the protein MPKLKTKSGVKKRFKFTASGKVKHGVAGKRHRLISHNAKYIRQNRGTSVLSDADVAHVRLWAPYGLK from the coding sequence ATGCCCAAGCTCAAGACCAAGAGCGGTGTGAAGAAGCGCTTCAAGTTCACCGCTTCCGGCAAGGTCAAGCACGGCGTCGCTGGCAAGCGTCACCGCCTGATCAGCCACAATGCGAAATATATCCGCCAGAATCGCGGCACCTCGGTCCTGTCCGACGCCGACGTGGCACATGTGCGCCTCTGGGCGCCCTACGGCCTGAAGTAA